In Campylobacter sp. RM16187, the DNA window CCAACATCCACATAGATATTTTGGGCTACTTTCTCACATCTTCCACGCAGATTCAATTCGTCTAAATTTTCTATATCAATCTTATTAATAAGTCTTTTTGCAGCTGCGCTTGCAAGGCATAAATTCGATATTAAAAAATATGGAAGTGAAAATTTAATAGAATATTTTTTAATATTTTCCACATCCTCTTTTTCCAAAATTTCACTTGCAAAATTTATCCTTACTCTTCTTGAAGCTGCAATCAAAAATGCGATATGGACGCTTATGCTATCCATCTCATCATTTAATATAGCTTGTGAATTTACTTGCATGGCTTTAAATTTCGTAGTTGAAATTTGCTCTATTGTTTTACCCAAAACAGCAGTATGATCAAGCCCAATCGGAGTAAAAACACTTAAAATTTTATCAAAAACATTTGTCGCGTCAAGCTCACCGCCCATACCAGCTTCGCAGATGAAAAAATCACACTTGTGAAAAAGCACCGCCGCAAGCAGGGTCGCATACTCAAAATAGCTAGTCTTTACTTTAAACTCATCACTTAGCATAGCCTGCAAACTCTCATGAGCAGACTCTAAAAGCTCGCTTGAAACCACATCTCCGTTTAGCCAAAATCTCTCGCGAAATTCAAATATATGAGGGCTTGTGTAGTGCCCCACGCTCTTGCCTTGCAAGTGCAGAATTTGAGCCAGAAACCTTCCTGTTGAGCCCTTGCCGTTTGTACCGATGATGTGAATTATCTTAAACGGCTTTAAATTCGCCTTTATGCTATCCCATGCACGCGGCATACGAGTATAATCTATCTCTTTGTAAAAAAGCGGTTTATGACTTAAAAATTCATCCAACTTCATATAATACTTGGCATAACCTGATTTCTGCCGTTTTGTTTAGCGGTATAAAGCATCTTATCGGCGGATTCAAGTGTTGATGATGAAGTTTTATTGGAGCTTCTTAAGGCTACTCCGCAACTAATAGTAACATCTATTCGTTCGTCTTTATACATAAATTTTGAATTTTCTATAATATCACGAATTTTATTTGCGAAATTTACACTATCTACTAAAGAAATTTGAGGAAGCAGCATAACAAACTCTTCACCG includes these proteins:
- a CDS encoding Mur ligase family protein, giving the protein MKLDEFLSHKPLFYKEIDYTRMPRAWDSIKANLKPFKIIHIIGTNGKGSTGRFLAQILHLQGKSVGHYTSPHIFEFRERFWLNGDVVSSELLESAHESLQAMLSDEFKVKTSYFEYATLLAAVLFHKCDFFICEAGMGGELDATNVFDKILSVFTPIGLDHTAVLGKTIEQISTTKFKAMQVNSQAILNDEMDSISVHIAFLIAASRRVRINFASEILEKEDVENIKKYSIKFSLPYFLISNLCLASAAAKRLINKIDIENLDELNLRGRCEKVAQNIYVDVGHNELAAQVIAQKFIGKKLVLIYNSFADKDYKAVLATLKPIIKRVEIYQYDSGERELATDEIRKTLHELDIEHRDFLANFDNLCENKDELYLAFGSFYLVEAFLRQFDAS